One window of the Spirochaetia bacterium 38H-sp genome contains the following:
- the proB gene encoding glutamate 5-kinase translates to MRDFSGIKKIVIKVGTNTLSGPDGIDVFYIEELASQINDIRKHGFIPLLVSSGAIGMGSRELGIKHKVKKIDMRQALAAIGQPVLMHTYRQAFLRYDIPVAQILLTRDTFDNRKAYVNLKNAVDSLLHMGALPVFNENDCISTDEIGTAFGDNDTLSAYIASKTDADLLILLTDIDGLYTDDPKKDKNARIIRTVIEISDEMLNKAGGAGSTHSTGGMKTKLMAARIAGQAGCRVVIAHGREKNILPRILAGEEIGTLFLPSGRLKNRERWILQAQPHGNIVVDDGAFRAVGKKKSLLPSGVLRVEGSFEAGDVITINGTIKAVSALSSKDIEKVAGRHTSELVAILGKDKPDVVVRADDIVIEK, encoded by the coding sequence ATGCGAGATTTTTCGGGTATCAAGAAGATTGTCATCAAGGTTGGCACCAATACTCTTTCTGGCCCTGATGGTATAGATGTTTTTTATATAGAAGAACTTGCGTCACAGATAAACGATATAAGGAAGCATGGCTTTATCCCCTTGCTTGTTTCTTCCGGTGCCATAGGTATGGGGTCTCGTGAGCTCGGTATAAAGCACAAAGTAAAGAAGATAGACATGAGGCAGGCTCTTGCTGCTATAGGTCAGCCTGTTCTCATGCATACGTACAGACAGGCTTTTTTGCGCTATGATATTCCTGTAGCTCAGATACTTCTTACCCGAGATACCTTTGATAATCGTAAAGCCTATGTCAATCTCAAAAATGCAGTAGATAGCCTTCTGCACATGGGAGCTCTTCCTGTTTTTAACGAGAATGATTGTATATCTACGGATGAGATTGGAACTGCGTTTGGAGATAATGACACGCTAAGTGCCTACATAGCGAGCAAAACAGATGCTGATCTGCTTATTCTGCTTACGGATATAGACGGACTTTATACCGATGATCCCAAAAAAGACAAAAACGCAAGGATTATACGTACTGTTATCGAGATAAGTGATGAAATGCTGAATAAAGCAGGTGGTGCAGGTAGCACTCACTCAACGGGTGGAATGAAAACCAAGCTCATGGCCGCACGGATAGCAGGACAGGCAGGCTGCCGCGTGGTAATTGCCCATGGCAGAGAAAAGAACATTCTTCCCAGAATTCTAGCTGGAGAAGAGATTGGCACATTGTTTTTGCCTTCTGGCAGACTCAAAAATCGCGAGAGGTGGATACTCCAAGCGCAGCCGCACGGCAATATCGTTGTGGATGACGGGGCTTTTCGTGCAGTAGGCAAGAAAAAAAGCCTTCTTCCTTCTGGTGTGTTAAGAGTGGAGGGAAGCTTTGAGGCAGGCGATGTTATCACTATAAACGGCACAATCAAGGCAGTATCAGCTCTCTCAAGCAAGGACATAGAGAAAGTTGCCGGGCGGCACACAAGCGAGCTTGTCGCTATACTTGGAAAAGATAAACCGGATGTTGTAGTCCGGGCCGACGACATAGTTATAGAAAAATAG
- a CDS encoding LacI family DNA-binding transcriptional regulator, producing MAKRARLVDVAKLAGVSHTTVSWALKGDPRISPETRKKVMDAARKLNYHPNLLARALVNGRTNTLAIVASFFSSHFEMEVLKGIEQQLMDTGSELGVLLFTTRGSKKREEDIIADVIKSGRADGLITLNISLSVNLSSLACEYAFPVVLIEGKGRCADTIRIDNPGGSYAAVSALVKAGAKNIAIVSGEIHTEEPGRSPMERLIGARRSLRAHGYGFDKSQVFFIERYYFEEGYTLFPRILDAMPNVDGIFCAAGDMVALGLLAAMRDRGISVPEDVRLVGYDDIPASSLVSPTLTTVRYNMPRMGATAVDFISAALSGEKEKKHYIEPSVLIGRQSC from the coding sequence ATGGCAAAAAGAGCTAGACTGGTGGATGTTGCAAAACTGGCCGGGGTTTCTCACACTACTGTTTCATGGGCACTCAAAGGTGATCCCAGAATAAGCCCAGAGACCAGAAAAAAGGTGATGGATGCAGCCAGGAAGCTCAATTATCATCCCAACTTGCTTGCAAGGGCGCTTGTCAACGGCAGGACCAATACTCTTGCTATTGTTGCGTCATTCTTTTCTTCTCATTTTGAGATGGAGGTTTTGAAAGGTATAGAGCAGCAGCTTATGGATACCGGCAGCGAGCTTGGTGTTCTGCTTTTTACCACGCGTGGCTCCAAAAAAAGAGAAGAAGATATCATAGCTGATGTGATAAAAAGCGGAAGAGCGGATGGTCTTATCACGCTCAATATATCTTTATCAGTCAATCTCAGCAGCCTTGCATGTGAGTACGCTTTTCCTGTTGTGCTTATAGAGGGTAAGGGACGTTGTGCGGATACCATAAGGATTGATAATCCGGGCGGCTCTTATGCTGCTGTTTCTGCTCTTGTGAAGGCAGGTGCAAAGAATATAGCAATAGTGTCGGGAGAGATACATACGGAGGAGCCCGGAAGAAGCCCTATGGAAAGGCTAATAGGTGCACGACGTTCTCTAAGGGCTCACGGTTATGGATTTGATAAAAGCCAAGTTTTCTTTATAGAGCGTTATTATTTTGAAGAAGGGTATACGCTTTTCCCGCGTATTCTGGATGCAATGCCGAATGTGGACGGCATTTTTTGTGCTGCCGGTGATATGGTTGCTCTTGGCCTCCTTGCTGCCATGAGGGACAGGGGTATATCTGTGCCGGAGGATGTAAGATTGGTGGGGTATGATGATATCCCTGCTTCTTCTCTTGTGTCTCCCACTCTTACGACAGTGCGCTACAATATGCCGCGTATGGGCGCAACTGCAGTGGATTTTATAAGTGCGGCTCTTTCTGGAGAAAAAGAAAAAAAGCATTATATAGAGCCATCCGTGCTTATAGGAAGACAGAGTTGTTAG
- the acnA gene encoding aconitate hydratase AcnA: protein MSFRECSFDGRSVFVFEPSSVDVKGGFSSLPYSIRVLLENVARAVFFSRPGACGLEHFSDWHANTGRELSYFPSRVLMQDFTGVPAVVDLAAMRDAVAAAGGNVRRVNPGIPVDLVIDHSVQIDFWAASDALEKNVAKEYERNTERYKLLKWAGQSLDKFRTVPPNSGICHQINAEYLAQVVREDVVDGRTVVFPDSLVGTDSHTTMINGLGVMGWGVGGIEAEAVMLGEAYIMPLPEVIGVRLTGRLRDGVTATDAVLTLTELLRKKGVVGKFVEYFGPGVKALSLPDRITIANMSPEYGATMGFFPVDEVTTEFLRFTGREKEADRAEWYLKKTGMWFDPSCQPVYSDVLELDLATVEPSLAGPSRPQDRLTPSSLPRRIEKGLQELAIKDDSREVELNGSPVRVPQGAVAIASITSCTNTSNPTVLLGAGLLAKKAVEHGLSVPVWVKTSLAPGSRVVTDYLERAGVMPYLEKLGFGVVAYGCATCIGNSGPLPAAMEKAADQGLILGSVGSGNRNFEARIHQKVRFNILASPIYVVAYALAGSLLKDLEKEPLGRGKDGKEIYLADILPSAEEIAELEKQAVISADYKKTYANIFAGDKRWQELSGGEGLCYNWDESSTYIQNPPFYKLKGLPAQIKDARILGFFYDSVTTDHISPAGAIPPDYPAGKYLQEKGVKPADFNSYGSRRGNHQVMMRGTFANIRLKNRLTPDAPGGYTMLLPEGKQVFTYDAAMEYAKRGTDLVIIAGKEYGTGSSRDWAAKGTRLLGVRAVLAESFERIHRSNLVGMGVLPLCFKDGQNADTLGLSGHETITIEDLDKLKPYGECTVTATLDGRTTSFTMDVMVFSGIELEYLRAGGILPYVAKKLS, encoded by the coding sequence ATGTCTTTTAGAGAGTGTTCTTTTGATGGCAGGAGTGTTTTTGTTTTTGAGCCTTCTTCTGTTGATGTAAAGGGTGGTTTTTCTTCTCTGCCTTATTCCATACGTGTGCTTTTGGAGAATGTTGCCAGGGCTGTGTTTTTTTCCAGGCCGGGTGCCTGTGGGCTTGAGCATTTTTCTGATTGGCATGCCAATACGGGCAGGGAGCTGTCTTATTTTCCTTCTCGTGTGCTTATGCAGGATTTTACTGGTGTCCCGGCTGTCGTGGATCTTGCGGCTATGCGTGATGCAGTGGCTGCTGCGGGCGGGAATGTAAGGCGTGTAAATCCCGGGATTCCCGTGGATCTTGTAATAGACCATTCGGTACAGATAGATTTTTGGGCGGCTTCTGATGCGCTTGAGAAGAATGTTGCCAAGGAGTATGAGAGAAATACAGAGCGTTATAAGCTGCTAAAATGGGCAGGCCAGAGTCTTGATAAGTTTCGTACTGTGCCTCCCAATTCTGGTATTTGTCACCAGATCAATGCAGAGTATCTTGCGCAGGTTGTGCGTGAGGATGTAGTAGATGGTAGGACTGTTGTTTTTCCCGATTCTCTTGTGGGTACGGATTCTCATACTACTATGATTAATGGTCTCGGTGTTATGGGCTGGGGGGTAGGAGGCATAGAGGCTGAGGCTGTCATGCTTGGCGAGGCTTATATCATGCCTCTTCCAGAGGTAATTGGTGTGAGACTTACTGGCAGGCTAAGAGATGGTGTTACGGCAACTGATGCTGTTCTTACTCTGACCGAGCTTCTGCGCAAAAAGGGGGTTGTGGGTAAGTTTGTAGAGTATTTTGGCCCAGGGGTCAAAGCGCTCTCTCTGCCTGATAGGATAACTATTGCCAACATGTCTCCGGAGTATGGAGCAACTATGGGCTTCTTCCCGGTAGATGAGGTGACAACCGAGTTTCTGCGCTTTACAGGAAGGGAGAAAGAGGCTGATAGAGCAGAATGGTATCTCAAAAAGACTGGTATGTGGTTTGACCCGTCCTGTCAGCCAGTTTACTCCGATGTCCTTGAGCTTGATCTTGCAACTGTAGAGCCGTCTCTGGCAGGACCTTCCCGGCCACAGGACAGGCTTACACCATCGAGTCTGCCTCGCAGGATAGAGAAAGGGCTGCAGGAGCTTGCTATAAAGGACGACTCAAGAGAAGTTGAGCTTAACGGCTCTCCTGTGAGAGTGCCTCAGGGCGCAGTTGCCATTGCATCCATAACATCATGTACCAATACATCCAACCCTACCGTTCTTCTTGGAGCAGGGCTTCTTGCAAAGAAAGCTGTAGAACACGGACTTAGTGTACCCGTATGGGTAAAAACAAGCCTTGCCCCTGGATCACGCGTTGTTACGGATTATCTTGAGCGTGCAGGAGTCATGCCATATCTTGAGAAGCTGGGCTTTGGCGTAGTAGCCTACGGCTGCGCAACCTGTATAGGAAACAGCGGTCCTCTACCTGCAGCGATGGAAAAGGCAGCTGACCAGGGGCTGATACTAGGCTCCGTTGGTTCAGGCAACAGAAATTTTGAGGCAAGAATACACCAGAAGGTACGCTTTAATATACTTGCATCGCCCATCTATGTAGTCGCATACGCACTGGCAGGCAGCCTGCTTAAAGACCTAGAAAAAGAACCACTAGGCCGAGGCAAGGACGGAAAAGAAATCTACCTTGCAGACATACTTCCCTCTGCAGAAGAAATAGCAGAGCTGGAAAAACAGGCTGTAATAAGTGCAGATTATAAAAAAACATACGCTAACATATTTGCAGGCGACAAGAGATGGCAGGAGCTATCCGGTGGAGAAGGACTCTGCTATAACTGGGATGAGTCATCCACATACATCCAAAACCCTCCATTCTATAAGCTGAAAGGCCTGCCTGCACAGATAAAAGACGCACGTATTTTGGGCTTTTTTTATGACTCTGTTACAACAGACCATATATCACCTGCAGGTGCAATACCGCCCGATTATCCTGCAGGAAAATACCTGCAGGAAAAAGGTGTAAAACCCGCTGACTTTAACTCCTACGGCTCAAGACGCGGAAATCATCAAGTCATGATGCGTGGAACATTTGCCAACATAAGACTCAAGAACCGTCTCACCCCAGACGCACCTGGCGGATATACGATGCTGCTTCCGGAAGGGAAACAAGTTTTTACCTACGATGCAGCAATGGAGTATGCAAAGCGCGGCACAGACCTTGTAATAATTGCAGGCAAAGAATACGGCACAGGGTCCTCACGAGACTGGGCGGCAAAAGGCACGAGACTCTTGGGCGTACGCGCAGTACTTGCAGAATCATTTGAGAGGATACACCGCAGCAACCTGGTAGGCATGGGCGTTCTGCCCCTTTGTTTCAAAGACGGCCAAAACGCAGACACACTAGGACTTTCTGGACACGAAACAATCACAATAGAAGACCTGGATAAACTCAAACCCTACGGAGAATGCACCGTCACAGCCACACTAGACGGACGCACAACAAGCTTTACCATGGACGTCATGGTCTTCTCCGGCATAGAGCTAGAATACCTCCGCGCAGGTGGAATCCTGCCATACGTTGCAAAAAAACTCTCATAA
- a CDS encoding DUF554 domain-containing protein translates to MIAVAINTLTVIVGAIAGNILHSRIGEDYQQVIYKAIGVFTLLIGIQMGLEGISVYVAIALVIGGLAGTYMDIEGAIYSWGDKLKKKFSKKNDTTFAQGFLDASILFCVGPMTILGAFKSGAMGDHTLLLTKSMMDGFMALLLSSALGIGVAFSAIVVLIYQGALVMLASLLGNIENPVLISLISGTGGAIVIMIALSLLGICKIKTGNFFPALLVVLAFLPVA, encoded by the coding sequence ATGATAGCAGTAGCAATAAACACACTCACAGTCATAGTAGGAGCGATAGCAGGCAACATCCTACATAGCCGTATAGGAGAAGACTATCAGCAGGTAATATATAAAGCCATAGGAGTCTTTACCCTGCTCATAGGTATTCAGATGGGACTGGAAGGTATAAGCGTATACGTGGCAATAGCCTTGGTAATAGGAGGGCTTGCTGGTACATACATGGACATAGAAGGTGCAATCTACAGCTGGGGAGACAAACTCAAGAAAAAGTTTAGCAAAAAAAACGACACAACCTTTGCCCAAGGCTTTCTTGATGCATCCATACTATTCTGTGTAGGACCTATGACAATTCTTGGCGCATTCAAATCAGGAGCAATGGGCGACCACACACTTCTCCTTACAAAATCCATGATGGATGGCTTTATGGCACTGCTATTATCCTCTGCATTGGGAATAGGAGTCGCATTCTCTGCCATAGTAGTGCTTATTTACCAGGGCGCACTGGTCATGCTTGCTTCTCTGCTTGGAAACATAGAAAACCCCGTGCTCATATCGCTCATATCCGGAACAGGAGGAGCAATAGTCATAATGATAGCGCTCAGCCTCCTGGGAATATGCAAGATAAAGACAGGCAATTTTTTCCCGGCACTTCTTGTTGTCCTAGCCTTTCTTCCAGTAGCATAA
- a CDS encoding MraY family glycosyltransferase — MISYIAAAFVGLVLAFIISVGIIPYIIRISHKKGWFDPKDSRKLHSGDISRLGGIGIFLGFFIAFIVVYIAFGFNGSEKFSYDKILLISGVIIMFITGVLDDFFFLKARIKLAGQIIAAIIIVFLAGYYIKSFIVPILNVEISLGLAGQFITVFWILAVVNAVNLIDGMDGLASSIVITAIFFLNIISFLQSNYVAMLIGLTYLGSMLGFLRYNFPPAKIFMGDGGSHFIGTMLAIMPFIIYGREVSSFALIPVLLLLSIPVFDTFFAILRRVRKNVSIGIADKEHIHHKLIALGLTDKKILFWMSFYTAVMGVISVYWVLTQSTAGMLIALLGGAAGGVFFIIISSAYHKMQDKTR, encoded by the coding sequence ATGATTTCATATATTGCTGCGGCTTTTGTAGGACTTGTGCTTGCCTTTATTATTTCTGTGGGTATTATACCATATATTATAAGAATATCGCATAAAAAAGGATGGTTTGATCCAAAGGATTCAAGAAAACTTCATTCTGGTGATATCTCCAGATTGGGAGGAATAGGCATCTTCTTGGGCTTCTTTATTGCCTTTATTGTGGTCTACATAGCTTTTGGATTTAATGGCTCAGAAAAATTCTCATATGACAAAATACTACTCATATCAGGTGTCATTATAATGTTTATAACAGGAGTTCTTGATGATTTTTTCTTTTTAAAAGCAAGAATAAAACTAGCAGGCCAGATAATTGCAGCCATTATTATCGTATTTCTTGCAGGATATTATATTAAAAGTTTTATAGTACCTATTCTCAATGTAGAAATATCCCTTGGCCTAGCAGGGCAGTTTATTACTGTTTTTTGGATACTTGCGGTTGTAAATGCAGTCAATCTCATAGATGGAATGGACGGACTTGCTTCCAGCATAGTGATAACCGCAATATTTTTCCTTAACATCATATCTTTTTTACAGAGCAATTATGTTGCAATGCTTATAGGATTAACATACCTGGGATCGATGCTTGGTTTTTTGCGCTATAATTTTCCTCCTGCAAAGATCTTTATGGGAGACGGAGGCAGCCACTTTATAGGAACAATGCTTGCAATAATGCCCTTTATTATTTATGGCAGAGAAGTTAGTTCTTTTGCCCTTATTCCTGTTTTGTTACTTCTTAGTATTCCTGTATTTGATACATTCTTTGCTATACTGAGAAGAGTAAGAAAAAACGTATCCATAGGCATTGCTGATAAAGAACATATACATCATAAGCTCATAGCTCTGGGGCTTACGGATAAAAAAATACTTTTCTGGATGTCCTTTTATACCGCAGTCATGGGGGTAATCTCTGTCTATTGGGTACTCACACAGAGCACAGCAGGAATGCTCATCGCATTGTTGGGAGGAGCAGCAGGAGGAGTCTTCTTTATTATAATATCCTCCGCATATCATAAGATGCAGGATAAAACTCGATGA
- a CDS encoding glycosyltransferase family 4 protein — MQKSSMKTIAFSGNTAWSMYNFRIEVMRAFKAQGYRVIVVAPYDIYIDKLKKEFEVYSVTMDNDGTNPFVEIRTLFDYYKLYKKIRPDFIFHYTIKPNIYGSVAAHLLKIPSLSVVTGLGYAFTRDRFIKSVVKRMYKWGLKYPEKVWFLNSDDKKLFIDNGLIDVEKADILPGEGIDPSRFFPGENEKKDKTFNFLFIARLLWDKGVLEYVSAARELKKKYKNINFLVLGPLGVANPTAVPQENLQQWIDEGLINYLGTTDDVREKILIADCVVLPTFYREGLPRVLLEALSMKKPVIATDAPGCRDIVEDGKNGYICKLRDIDDLADKMEKMLALTQEERYMMGEYGRKKILENFSISHIINIYFDFISSVL, encoded by the coding sequence ATGCAAAAATCAAGTATGAAAACAATAGCCTTTAGTGGAAATACAGCATGGTCAATGTATAATTTTAGAATAGAAGTTATGCGAGCTTTTAAGGCCCAAGGTTATAGGGTTATTGTTGTTGCCCCCTATGATATTTATATAGATAAGTTAAAAAAGGAGTTTGAAGTCTATTCTGTTACTATGGATAATGACGGAACAAATCCGTTTGTAGAAATAAGAACATTATTTGATTATTATAAACTCTATAAAAAAATAAGACCTGATTTTATATTCCATTATACAATAAAACCTAACATCTACGGTTCTGTGGCAGCACATTTGTTAAAGATACCAAGTCTCTCTGTTGTCACAGGACTTGGGTATGCTTTTACCAGAGATAGGTTTATAAAAAGTGTTGTAAAAAGAATGTACAAATGGGGATTAAAATATCCCGAAAAAGTATGGTTTCTTAACTCTGATGATAAAAAACTGTTTATAGATAATGGGCTTATAGACGTAGAAAAAGCGGATATTTTACCAGGAGAGGGAATTGACCCCAGCAGGTTTTTCCCAGGAGAAAACGAAAAAAAAGATAAAACTTTTAACTTTCTGTTTATTGCAAGGCTGCTATGGGACAAGGGGGTGTTGGAGTATGTTTCTGCGGCAAGGGAGTTAAAGAAAAAATATAAAAACATTAACTTCCTTGTTCTTGGTCCTCTGGGGGTAGCAAACCCCACAGCCGTGCCCCAAGAAAATTTACAGCAGTGGATTGATGAGGGACTTATCAACTATCTTGGCACAACAGATGATGTAAGAGAAAAAATTCTCATTGCGGATTGTGTTGTTTTACCAACTTTTTACAGAGAAGGATTGCCAAGAGTCTTGCTAGAGGCCCTTAGTATGAAAAAACCGGTAATAGCGACAGATGCTCCAGGATGCAGAGATATAGTGGAAGATGGTAAGAATGGGTATATCTGTAAATTACGCGATATAGATGACTTAGCTGATAAGATGGAGAAGATGTTGGCACTTACACAAGAAGAAAGATATATGATGGGAGAATATGGTAGAAAGAAAATTTTGGAAAACTTCAGTATCTCCCATATTATTAATATCTATTTTGATTTTATTTCTTCGGTTCTATAG
- a CDS encoding GDP-L-fucose synthase, with protein sequence MDKESRIYIAGHRGLVGSAVLKKLQQEGYGNIITRTHSELDLTQQSAVEEFFESEKPDVVILCAAKVGGILANDKAKSDFFYINSMIANNVIHSAYKYGVKKLINLGSSCIYPRECPQPIKEEYLLSGPLEKTNEGYALAKIGALKMCWYYAQEKGCDFISAMPTNLYGPNDNFDLESSHVLPALIRKFYEAKQKNADVILWGDGSPYREFLFVDDLADAIVFLMENVAPADIGECVNIGTGEDITIKELANQVADIVGFKGSIVWDKSKPNGTPRKLLDVSRINSLGWYARTSLIEGIEITYKWFIDNMDKITR encoded by the coding sequence ATAGACAAAGAATCTAGGATATATATAGCCGGACACAGGGGGCTTGTAGGTTCTGCTGTTTTAAAAAAACTACAGCAGGAGGGGTATGGCAATATCATTACTCGTACTCACAGTGAGCTTGATCTCACACAGCAGTCTGCTGTAGAAGAATTTTTTGAGTCCGAGAAGCCGGATGTTGTAATCCTATGTGCTGCCAAGGTTGGAGGCATCCTTGCCAATGACAAAGCAAAATCTGACTTTTTTTATATCAATTCTATGATTGCTAATAATGTCATACATTCTGCTTATAAATATGGTGTAAAAAAGTTGATAAATCTTGGCTCATCTTGCATATATCCCAGAGAATGTCCTCAGCCAATAAAGGAAGAATATCTCTTGTCTGGTCCTCTTGAGAAGACCAATGAGGGCTATGCACTTGCCAAAATTGGAGCGCTTAAGATGTGCTGGTATTATGCTCAGGAGAAAGGATGTGATTTTATATCTGCCATGCCTACCAATCTATATGGACCCAATGATAATTTTGACCTTGAGAGTTCTCATGTTCTTCCTGCTCTCATAAGAAAATTCTATGAGGCAAAGCAGAAAAATGCAGATGTCATTCTATGGGGAGACGGTTCCCCCTACAGAGAGTTCTTATTTGTTGATGACCTTGCAGATGCAATAGTATTTCTTATGGAAAATGTAGCACCTGCTGATATAGGAGAATGTGTAAATATAGGTACGGGAGAAGATATCACAATAAAAGAACTTGCAAATCAAGTAGCGGATATAGTAGGTTTTAAGGGCTCTATAGTTTGGGATAAATCTAAGCCCAATGGCACGCCAAGAAAACTCTTGGATGTAAGCAGGATTAACTCTCTAGGATGGTATGCACGTACTTCTCTAATAGAGGGCATAGAAATTACATATAAGTGGTTTATTGACAATATGGACAAAATAACGAGGTAG
- the gmd gene encoding GDP-mannose 4,6-dehydratase, with protein sequence MKKALITGITGQDGSYLAELLLEKGYEVHGLIRRSSVFTTERIEHLYHDPHDKNKKVPLYLHYCDMTDSSSLNRVLEKIRPNEIYNLAAQSHVKVSFEVPEYTAEVDALGVLRLLDAIKETEIPCRFYQASTSELYGKVQEIPQRETTPFYPRSPYAAAKLYAYWITVNYREAYNLYACNGILFNHESPRRGRTFVTKKITTAVARIKKGKQEKLYLGNLDAKRDWGYAPDYVYGMWLMLQQDNPDDYVLATGETHTVREFCEKAFMRAGFELVWEGAGVEEKGIDKNTGKVLIEIDPRYFRPTEVDLLIGDASKAREKLGWEPGVGFSDLVDIMVDYDLENE encoded by the coding sequence ATGAAAAAAGCACTTATAACAGGTATTACAGGACAGGACGGTTCTTATCTTGCAGAACTACTGTTGGAGAAAGGCTATGAGGTACACGGCCTTATAAGGCGTTCTTCTGTTTTTACAACAGAAAGAATAGAGCACTTATATCATGACCCTCATGATAAGAATAAAAAAGTACCACTATATTTACACTATTGCGATATGACTGATTCCAGTAGTCTTAACAGGGTTTTAGAAAAAATAAGACCGAACGAGATATACAATCTTGCGGCTCAGTCCCATGTCAAGGTGTCTTTTGAAGTACCGGAGTATACCGCAGAAGTCGATGCTCTGGGTGTTCTCAGATTGTTGGATGCAATAAAAGAGACAGAAATACCATGCAGATTTTATCAGGCTTCCACATCAGAGCTGTATGGTAAGGTGCAGGAAATACCGCAGAGGGAAACCACGCCTTTTTATCCGCGTTCTCCCTATGCTGCAGCCAAGCTGTATGCATACTGGATAACCGTAAATTACAGAGAGGCGTATAACCTATATGCCTGTAACGGCATACTCTTTAACCACGAGTCGCCCAGAAGGGGCAGGACCTTTGTTACAAAAAAAATAACAACAGCAGTTGCACGTATAAAAAAGGGAAAGCAGGAAAAACTGTATCTTGGTAATCTTGATGCCAAGAGAGACTGGGGGTACGCACCGGATTATGTATATGGTATGTGGCTAATGCTGCAGCAGGATAACCCAGACGACTATGTGCTTGCAACCGGCGAGACACATACTGTGAGGGAATTTTGTGAGAAGGCTTTTATGCGAGCTGGCTTTGAGCTTGTATGGGAAGGAGCAGGGGTAGAAGAAAAAGGTATAGATAAAAATACAGGAAAGGTTCTTATTGAAATAGACCCAAGATATTTTAGGCCTACAGAAGTGGATTTGCTTATAGGAGATGCTTCCAAGGCCAGAGAGAAATTGGGATGGGAGCCTGGGGTAGGTTTTTCTGATCTTGTTGATATCATGGTGGATTATGATCTTGAGAACGAATAG